A window of Oceanispirochaeta sp. M1 genomic DNA:
TTCTACTGCTGGCAATGACTGGACCTCAATTGATTTGAGAAAGGAAAATATCAAATTATTTCCAGGGAAATACCTCATTTCTATGAGATGGTTAGAGGCGCCTGGAAATGATGGTTCAAAATCTCTAACAATTGGATTTAAGAAAGAATACAATCAAGAACCAATTAGCTGGATGAATTGGTCAGGAGAAGACTCTGAGTGGTCAAAAGATACAGGTCCATATACAGGAAATTTCATGATACAACCTGTTTTTTCATAACTGGTAAAATCCCTGAGATCAGAAGAAATTGTTTCTGATAAACTAATTTCAATCGACCAATCATTAAAGTAAGGTATATTGTTTTATGGTTCAGTTTTTCTATAAAGAAGAAAGTGCTCCCAAGCCGACCTTACCACCATCAGTCGGTTGTATTGCGTTTATTCAAAACAATGGAAAATATCTATTAGAACATCGTTCTGATTCATCTAGATGGGCTTTTATTGGTGGGGGTGTGGAGAAAAATGAATCCTTTGAAGAATGCCTTATCAGAGAAGTCCTGGAAGAAACAAATCTCAACGTCAGCAAATACAAACTTGAAACAACATTTTCCGATCCTTCCAGAATAATTAGATATGATGATGGGAATTCAAAAAGAATAATCACAATTGCTTATTCGGTTGAGATTGAGGATTTCAAGACTCTCCAGATTAGCCATGAGTCACAAGAGCTGAGATTTGTTGATATAATCAGTTTGGAAAATATTAAAATGGCAGAAACACATATTCCATGCCTGCAGTATCTTTTAGAGTTACATACGGGAATCGTTGCCCATAAATATTGTTC
This region includes:
- a CDS encoding NUDIX hydrolase; translated protein: MVQFFYKEESAPKPTLPPSVGCIAFIQNNGKYLLEHRSDSSRWAFIGGGVEKNESFEECLIREVLEETNLNVSKYKLETTFSDPSRIIRYDDGNSKRIITIAYSVEIEDFKTLQISHESQELRFVDIISLENIKMAETHIPCLQYLLELHTGIVAHKYCSFSPNEDKS